A region of the Calditrichota bacterium genome:
CGCAGGAGGGTCAGCAGGTCATAGGGCGATTCGATTCGACGCCCTTGAGCCGCGACGATCACGTCGGCCGGCTCGAGTCCTGCCTTCTCAGCCGGACTGCCGCTTTCGACATCGGTTACCACCGCGCCGTGCAGGTCATTCAAACGGAGTGACCGCGCGATGAGCCGGGTAACTTCCCCCACTTGAAAGCCGATCCAGAAGTCCCGCTCGATCTTCCCGCGGCCTTTTAGGTCTTCGAAGAGCCGGTTCAATTTGTTCGACGGGATC
Encoded here:
- a CDS encoding PDZ domain-containing protein, translating into NRGNSGGPLVNAEGDLIGMNTMIFTEGGGGSIGLGFAIPSNKLNRLFEDLKGRGKIERDFWIGFQVGEVTRLIARSLRLNDLHGAVVTDVESGSPAEKAGLEPADVIVAAQGRRIESPYDLLTLLRNADLRVGDMLKLTIWRSGSTEEREIRLGKR